One segment of Strix uralensis isolate ZFMK-TIS-50842 chromosome 11, bStrUra1, whole genome shotgun sequence DNA contains the following:
- the SENP8 gene encoding sentrin-specific protease 8 isoform X1, which produces MIFPPSSSHDLLEYKLSQSSFQSFLECRSPDLLRMDPVVLSYMDSLLRQSDVALLEPPNWLNDHIIGFAFEYFANHQFQEFSDQVCFISPEVAQFIKCALSQEEIAIFLQPLDLLHKKLVFLPINDNSNQVAGGTHWSLLVYFRDKKCFAHYDSHSKCNSVHAKQVAGKLEAFLGKRGGKATFVEEKAPAQQNSYDCGMYVICNAEALCQGYFRGRPEPLLQLLTPSYVTQKRSEWKALITKLAQK; this is translated from the exons ATGATATTCCCTCCCAGCTCTTCCCACGACCTTCTTGAATATAAACTTTCTCAAAGCAG CTTTCAAAGTTTCCTGGAGTGCCGCAGCCCCGACCTGCTCAGGATGGACCCTGTTGTTCTCAGTTACATGGACAGTTTGCTGAGGCAGTCGGACGTTGCCTTGCTGGAGCCCCCAAACTGGCTTAACGATCACATCATTGGGTTTGCCTTCGAGTACTTCGCCAACCACCAGTTCCAAGAATTTAGCGATCAGGTTTGTTTTATCAGCCCCGAAGTGGCTCAGTTCATTAAATGTGCCCTTAGTCAGGAAGAAATAGCCATATTCCTTCAACCGCTGGACCTTCTCCACAAGAAGCTGGTGTTCTTGCCTATCAATGATAACTCCAACCAGGTCGCTGGGGGCACCCACTGGAGCTTACTGGTTTATTTCAGGGACAAAAAGTGCTTTGCCCATTATGATTCCCACAGTAAATGCAACTCTGTCCATGCCAAGCAAGTGGCGGGGAAGCTGGAGGCCTTCTTGGGCAAAAGAGGGGGCAAAGCAACCTTTGTGGAGGAGAAGGCGCCTGCCCAGCAGAACAGCTATGACTGTGGGATGTACGTGATCTGCAACGCGGAGGCTCTGTGTCAGGGATACTTCAGGGGCCGGCCGGAGCCATTGCTGCAGCTCCTCACCCCCTCCTACGTCACGCAGAAGAGATCGGAGTGGAAAGCTCTCATCACCAAACTGGCACAGAAGTGA
- the SENP8 gene encoding sentrin-specific protease 8 isoform X2 has product MASLILSFQSFLECRSPDLLRMDPVVLSYMDSLLRQSDVALLEPPNWLNDHIIGFAFEYFANHQFQEFSDQVCFISPEVAQFIKCALSQEEIAIFLQPLDLLHKKLVFLPINDNSNQVAGGTHWSLLVYFRDKKCFAHYDSHSKCNSVHAKQVAGKLEAFLGKRGGKATFVEEKAPAQQNSYDCGMYVICNAEALCQGYFRGRPEPLLQLLTPSYVTQKRSEWKALITKLAQK; this is encoded by the exons ATGGCGTCTCTCATCCTCAG CTTTCAAAGTTTCCTGGAGTGCCGCAGCCCCGACCTGCTCAGGATGGACCCTGTTGTTCTCAGTTACATGGACAGTTTGCTGAGGCAGTCGGACGTTGCCTTGCTGGAGCCCCCAAACTGGCTTAACGATCACATCATTGGGTTTGCCTTCGAGTACTTCGCCAACCACCAGTTCCAAGAATTTAGCGATCAGGTTTGTTTTATCAGCCCCGAAGTGGCTCAGTTCATTAAATGTGCCCTTAGTCAGGAAGAAATAGCCATATTCCTTCAACCGCTGGACCTTCTCCACAAGAAGCTGGTGTTCTTGCCTATCAATGATAACTCCAACCAGGTCGCTGGGGGCACCCACTGGAGCTTACTGGTTTATTTCAGGGACAAAAAGTGCTTTGCCCATTATGATTCCCACAGTAAATGCAACTCTGTCCATGCCAAGCAAGTGGCGGGGAAGCTGGAGGCCTTCTTGGGCAAAAGAGGGGGCAAAGCAACCTTTGTGGAGGAGAAGGCGCCTGCCCAGCAGAACAGCTATGACTGTGGGATGTACGTGATCTGCAACGCGGAGGCTCTGTGTCAGGGATACTTCAGGGGCCGGCCGGAGCCATTGCTGCAGCTCCTCACCCCCTCCTACGTCACGCAGAAGAGATCGGAGTGGAAAGCTCTCATCACCAAACTGGCACAGAAGTGA
- the SENP8 gene encoding sentrin-specific protease 8 isoform X3 yields MDPVVLSYMDSLLRQSDVALLEPPNWLNDHIIGFAFEYFANHQFQEFSDQVCFISPEVAQFIKCALSQEEIAIFLQPLDLLHKKLVFLPINDNSNQVAGGTHWSLLVYFRDKKCFAHYDSHSKCNSVHAKQVAGKLEAFLGKRGGKATFVEEKAPAQQNSYDCGMYVICNAEALCQGYFRGRPEPLLQLLTPSYVTQKRSEWKALITKLAQK; encoded by the coding sequence ATGGACCCTGTTGTTCTCAGTTACATGGACAGTTTGCTGAGGCAGTCGGACGTTGCCTTGCTGGAGCCCCCAAACTGGCTTAACGATCACATCATTGGGTTTGCCTTCGAGTACTTCGCCAACCACCAGTTCCAAGAATTTAGCGATCAGGTTTGTTTTATCAGCCCCGAAGTGGCTCAGTTCATTAAATGTGCCCTTAGTCAGGAAGAAATAGCCATATTCCTTCAACCGCTGGACCTTCTCCACAAGAAGCTGGTGTTCTTGCCTATCAATGATAACTCCAACCAGGTCGCTGGGGGCACCCACTGGAGCTTACTGGTTTATTTCAGGGACAAAAAGTGCTTTGCCCATTATGATTCCCACAGTAAATGCAACTCTGTCCATGCCAAGCAAGTGGCGGGGAAGCTGGAGGCCTTCTTGGGCAAAAGAGGGGGCAAAGCAACCTTTGTGGAGGAGAAGGCGCCTGCCCAGCAGAACAGCTATGACTGTGGGATGTACGTGATCTGCAACGCGGAGGCTCTGTGTCAGGGATACTTCAGGGGCCGGCCGGAGCCATTGCTGCAGCTCCTCACCCCCTCCTACGTCACGCAGAAGAGATCGGAGTGGAAAGCTCTCATCACCAAACTGGCACAGAAGTGA